One stretch of Pseudoxanthomonas sp. Root65 DNA includes these proteins:
- the pip gene encoding prolyl aminopeptidase, which translates to MRTLYPDIEPFDTGTLKVDDRHTLYYEQCGNPDGKPVVLLHGGPGAGCSPKMRRFHDPAKYRIVLFDQRGSGRSTPHADLVDNTTWDLVADIETLREALGIDRWQVFGGSWGSTLALAYAETHPQRVTALVLRGIFMLRRWELEWFYQEGASRLFPDAWEHYITAIPPVERHDLISAFHRRLTSDDKATRLAAAKAWSVWEGATSFLHVDADFVSGHEEPEFALAFARIENHYFVNGGFFEVEDQLLRDASRIADIPGVIVHGRYDVVCPVANAWELHKAWPKATLEITPASGHSAFEAENVDALVRATDAFA; encoded by the coding sequence ATGCGCACGCTGTATCCCGACATCGAGCCCTTCGACACCGGCACGCTGAAGGTCGACGACCGCCACACGCTGTACTACGAACAGTGCGGCAATCCGGACGGCAAACCGGTCGTCCTGCTGCATGGCGGCCCCGGTGCGGGCTGCAGCCCGAAGATGCGCCGCTTCCACGACCCGGCCAAGTACCGCATCGTGCTGTTCGACCAGCGCGGTTCCGGCCGCTCCACGCCGCATGCCGATCTGGTCGACAACACCACCTGGGACCTGGTGGCCGACATCGAGACACTGCGCGAGGCGCTGGGCATCGACCGTTGGCAGGTGTTCGGCGGCAGCTGGGGCTCCACGCTGGCGCTGGCATACGCCGAGACGCACCCGCAGCGCGTCACCGCGCTGGTGCTGCGCGGCATCTTCATGTTGCGTCGCTGGGAACTGGAATGGTTCTACCAGGAAGGCGCCAGCCGCCTGTTCCCGGACGCATGGGAGCACTACATCACTGCAATCCCGCCCGTCGAGCGCCACGACCTGATCTCCGCCTTCCACCGCCGCCTGACCTCCGACGACAAGGCCACGCGCCTGGCCGCAGCGAAGGCCTGGAGCGTGTGGGAAGGCGCGACCAGTTTCCTGCACGTGGACGCGGACTTCGTCAGCGGCCACGAGGAGCCGGAGTTCGCGCTGGCGTTCGCGCGCATCGAGAACCACTACTTCGTCAACGGCGGCTTCTTCGAGGTCGAAGACCAGCTGCTGCGCGACGCCTCGCGCATCGCCGATATCCCGGGCGTGATCGTGCACGGCCGCTACGACGTGGTCTGCCCGGTCGCCAATGCCTGGGAACTGCACAAGGCCTGGCCGAAGGCCACGCTCGAGATCACCCCGGCCTCGGGACATTCCGCGTTCGAGGCCGAGAACGTCGACGCGCTGGTGCGCGCGACCGACGCCTTCGCCTGA
- a CDS encoding dienelactone hydrolase family protein, with the protein MTTEGNTMDEQRTPASAFDQRVLDLYDDYVHGRVDRRGFLSGAATFAVGGTTAAAALLAALTPQYAFAAQVAADDPRITTVYRTFPAPLGHGEGRGLLAMPRAEGRHPVVLVVHENRGLNPYIEDVARRLAVAGFIAFAPDALYPLGGYPGNDEAGREMQATLDRDKVMADLEAAARFADALPRSSGRLGVIGFCFGGLVTNLLAARLPDIVDAGVPYYGGQPAAEEAARIRAPLLLQFAELDARVNAGWPAYEQQLQAAGVPYTAHVYPGVNHGFHNDTTPRYDQAAAELSWQRTLAFLRQHLG; encoded by the coding sequence ATGACCACCGAGGGGAACACGATGGACGAACAGCGCACACCAGCTTCCGCCTTCGACCAGCGCGTGCTGGATCTGTACGACGACTACGTCCACGGCCGCGTCGACCGGCGCGGTTTCCTGTCCGGCGCTGCGACGTTCGCCGTGGGCGGTACCACGGCGGCGGCGGCGCTGCTGGCGGCGCTGACACCGCAGTACGCCTTCGCGGCCCAGGTCGCCGCCGACGACCCGCGCATCACCACCGTCTACCGCACGTTCCCCGCACCGTTGGGGCATGGCGAGGGTCGTGGCCTGCTGGCGATGCCGCGCGCGGAAGGACGGCATCCCGTCGTGCTGGTGGTGCACGAGAACCGCGGCCTGAATCCGTACATCGAAGATGTCGCGCGCCGACTGGCGGTCGCCGGCTTCATCGCATTCGCGCCGGATGCGCTGTATCCGCTGGGCGGCTATCCGGGCAACGACGAGGCCGGTCGCGAGATGCAGGCCACGCTCGACCGCGACAAGGTGATGGCGGATCTCGAAGCCGCTGCGCGCTTCGCCGATGCATTGCCGCGCAGCAGCGGCAGGCTGGGCGTGATCGGCTTCTGTTTCGGTGGCTTGGTGACCAACCTCTTGGCCGCGCGCCTGCCCGACATCGTCGACGCCGGCGTGCCGTACTACGGTGGCCAGCCTGCTGCGGAAGAGGCGGCACGCATCAGGGCGCCGCTGCTGCTGCAGTTCGCCGAACTCGATGCGCGCGTCAATGCCGGCTGGCCGGCGTACGAGCAGCAACTGCAGGCGGCCGGCGTGCCCTACACGGCGCATGTCTATCCGGGGGTGAACCACGGCTTCCACAACGACACCACGCCGCGCTACGACCAGGCCGCGGCGGAGCTGTCCTGGCAGCGCACGCTGGCCTTCCTGCGCCAGCATCTCGGCTGA
- a CDS encoding DUF4019 domain-containing protein encodes MSGAATAARTNRECVAGPMRGPRPHRINGQGSAMAEVAAQAAARIGLEDVDVPRLGMAAMRFINAIEQGQHEILWSAASATMRDGMPKDSFLGQLEQRHRELGRGTARRWVAVRVDQPAQRTRWQIGTYAVLEFSVKFGSIGLPHREVVTLRREEEGVWRLAGYAVKVA; translated from the coding sequence ATGTCCGGTGCCGCCACGGCGGCACGAACAAACCGGGAATGCGTCGCCGGCCCGATGCGCGGGCCGCGACCTCACCGGATCAACGGGCAGGGCAGCGCGATGGCGGAAGTGGCAGCACAGGCAGCGGCGAGGATCGGGCTGGAGGACGTCGACGTTCCGCGATTGGGCATGGCGGCGATGCGCTTCATCAACGCCATCGAGCAGGGACAGCACGAGATCCTGTGGTCGGCCGCGTCGGCGACGATGCGCGATGGCATGCCGAAGGACTCCTTCCTCGGCCAGCTCGAGCAACGCCATCGCGAACTCGGACGCGGCACGGCGCGGCGATGGGTCGCGGTGCGGGTCGACCAGCCCGCGCAGCGCACGCGCTGGCAGATCGGGACCTATGCGGTGCTCGAGTTCTCGGTGAAGTTCGGGTCGATCGGACTGCCGCACCGCGAGGTGGTCACCCTGCGGCGGGAGGAAGAAGGCGTCTGGCGCCTAGCCGGCTACGCCGTCAAGGTCGCCTGA
- a CDS encoding NUDIX hydrolase, with translation MNERDDDKRKVPAEVVWQGKYQRMMVRGTWEYVERAHAGGLAAIIIAVTPDDDVLFVEQFRVPLQARTIEMPAGLVGDIHAGESIEVSAIRELEEETGWTADHAEVLMIGPTSSGSSSEKIAFVRATGLRKVGDGGGDGDEDITVHAVPRPRAAAWLAQKMGEGYALDAKLWAGLWMIDHTLDGTPRG, from the coding sequence ATGAACGAACGCGACGACGACAAGCGCAAGGTGCCCGCCGAGGTGGTGTGGCAGGGCAAATACCAGCGGATGATGGTGCGTGGCACGTGGGAATACGTGGAACGCGCGCACGCCGGTGGACTGGCCGCGATCATCATCGCGGTGACGCCGGATGACGACGTGCTTTTCGTCGAGCAGTTCCGCGTGCCGTTGCAGGCGCGCACCATCGAGATGCCGGCGGGCTTGGTGGGCGACATCCACGCCGGCGAATCGATCGAAGTCTCCGCAATCCGTGAGCTGGAAGAGGAAACCGGCTGGACCGCCGACCACGCCGAGGTGCTGATGATCGGCCCCACCTCGTCGGGCAGCAGCAGCGAGAAGATCGCCTTCGTCCGTGCCACAGGCCTGCGCAAGGTCGGCGACGGCGGCGGCGATGGCGACGAGGACATCACCGTGCATGCGGTTCCGCGCCCGCGCGCGGCGGCCTGGCTGGCGCAGAAGATGGGCGAAGGCTACGCGCTGGATGCCAAGCTCTGGGCCGGGCTGTGGATGATCGACCACACGCTCGACGGCACGCCGCGCGGCTGA
- a CDS encoding 5'-3' exonuclease H3TH domain-containing protein, which produces MPEPLHPRPLHLVDASLYVFRAWHSMPDEFQDADGWPTNAVHGFARFLLELLEKERPAHIAIAFDEALDSCFRNRLYPAYKANREPAPDALRRQFTHCKALCAALGLSVLAHAEYEADDLIGSALHEARPRGFRGIIVSADKDLSQLLAEHDEQWDFARGQRWGMDGVKARHGVEARQIADYLALTGDAVDNIPGVSGIGAKSAAVLLAHFGDLDTLLARMDEVAFLRLRGAATMAVRLREQREHALLWRQLTTIALDAPLGDIASGHARGQADGDMLAGLSDALRFGPMTRRRLRVAAGLEPPGY; this is translated from the coding sequence ATGCCTGAGCCGCTGCACCCGCGCCCGCTCCATCTGGTCGATGCCAGCCTGTACGTGTTCCGCGCCTGGCATTCGATGCCGGACGAGTTCCAGGACGCCGACGGCTGGCCGACCAACGCGGTGCACGGCTTCGCCCGGTTCCTGCTCGAACTGCTGGAGAAGGAACGCCCCGCGCATATCGCCATCGCCTTCGACGAAGCGTTGGACAGCTGTTTCCGCAATCGCCTCTACCCGGCCTACAAGGCCAACCGCGAACCGGCGCCGGACGCGCTCCGCCGCCAGTTCACGCATTGCAAGGCGTTGTGCGCCGCACTCGGCCTGAGCGTGCTGGCGCATGCCGAATACGAGGCGGACGACCTGATCGGCAGCGCGCTGCACGAAGCGCGTCCACGCGGCTTCCGCGGCATCATCGTGTCTGCCGACAAGGACCTGTCGCAGCTGTTGGCGGAACATGACGAGCAGTGGGACTTCGCGCGCGGGCAGCGCTGGGGCATGGACGGGGTGAAGGCCCGCCACGGCGTGGAGGCGCGACAGATCGCCGACTACCTGGCGCTGACCGGCGATGCGGTGGACAACATCCCGGGCGTGTCCGGCATCGGCGCGAAATCGGCGGCCGTGCTGCTGGCGCACTTCGGCGACCTGGACACCCTGCTCGCCCGCATGGACGAAGTCGCCTTCCTGCGCCTGCGCGGCGCCGCCACGATGGCCGTCCGCCTGCGCGAGCAACGCGAGCACGCACTGCTGTGGCGCCAGCTCACGACCATCGCGCTGGACGCGCCGCTCGGCGATATCGCCTCCGGCCACGCGCGCGGCCAAGCCGACGGCGACATGCTGGCCGGCCTCTCCGATGCCCTGCGCTTCGGCCCGATGACGCGGCGACGGCTGCGGGTGGCGGCAGGGTTGGAGCCGCCCGGCTACTGA
- a CDS encoding nitroreductase yields the protein MPTESLLQALDARRSVPSKQLAEPGPDPATLRRMLASAVRVPDHGKLVPFRFIHLHGDARHALGDRLAERTRALDPDAPDAAVEKDRGRFSSAPDIITVVARLTAGHKVPEQEQLLTAGSVCFALLQAAQAYGFGAQWLTGWMAYDTHVSQLLGLAPNERIVGFIHIGTPRLQAPERERPDPAALLTEWTPDA from the coding sequence ATGCCCACCGAAAGTCTGTTGCAGGCGCTGGACGCGCGCCGTTCCGTTCCCTCGAAGCAATTGGCTGAACCCGGCCCGGACCCGGCGACGCTGCGGCGGATGCTGGCATCGGCCGTGCGCGTGCCCGACCACGGCAAGCTGGTGCCGTTCCGCTTCATCCATCTGCATGGCGACGCGCGGCATGCGCTGGGCGACCGGCTGGCGGAACGCACCCGCGCGCTCGACCCCGACGCCCCGGATGCCGCCGTGGAAAAGGATCGCGGCCGTTTTTCCAGCGCACCGGACATCATCACCGTGGTCGCACGCCTGACCGCCGGCCACAAGGTGCCCGAGCAGGAGCAGCTGCTCACCGCCGGCAGCGTCTGCTTCGCCCTGCTGCAGGCGGCGCAGGCGTACGGATTCGGCGCGCAGTGGCTGACCGGATGGATGGCGTACGACACCCACGTGTCACAGTTGCTCGGCCTCGCCCCGAACGAAAGGATCGTCGGCTTCATCCACATTGGCACGCCGCGCCTGCAGGCGCCGGAGCGGGAACGCCCCGATCCGGCCGCGCTGCTGACCGAGTGGACGCCCGATGCCTGA
- a CDS encoding DUF1631 family protein — MPALPPPLPTSGNQLVELLQEAMQAPLEAAFADVVDGLRQPMLDRLERMELDRAPYLEGLLALKDRRELILRGFREDMATAWRTAAAGEAPVARFGQEQAGSDLGLVEEDELDVRLATEQLADLISREWQSELLRLNGYLTWLDMGVRLQPDSAPYSPARVAMAVYRGFAVASLPGNVRALAVQCCGRELVELLGPIYESMHAQLVRRLGAQDSTTGRTRRAQAIPSTGDEAPNEPDWMTRFFVSWDEGDADAAIAHAESAPSLPPALHNLLEESRQQRARGQGAPRSHVAPTSLSQRELVVALTLLQIGVPEVHATILSAPDRLQAAFKQQIFLHAAQLGVAPEAAAITDVDENVVDLVGMLFEVIFRESHLTSEQVQVLGRLMAPMTKVALQDRKLFLQSTHPARRLLNVLVEACDGNPGETEAQRLLLEKVKDTVQRVVTDFDESQSVFRTARADFNDFYARYRGEAVKVEQALAAEQQAKDAEAEAVSQFAAQLDARLQAQDPPLAIRRVLVESWPAYAARMQALNKPQAAPMMLEGLLQAVSDAHVRSDVRAWHAAMDWLQPMWMASGQSRTAIAALREQLFSALVEPQATVEEAPATAQEPPAEPPPVLPGLLEAHEWVQGMEHLDPVMTAYFQDLREGSWLDFVDKDNRVQAGRLSWVSPFSRRMMFVSRAGARICVASVQELVVMAQLGRVRMHRDEDAFYSAMQGVVDRLVMPAAG, encoded by the coding sequence ATGCCCGCCCTCCCGCCGCCCCTTCCCACCTCCGGCAACCAGCTCGTCGAACTGTTGCAGGAAGCGATGCAGGCGCCGCTGGAGGCCGCATTCGCTGACGTCGTGGACGGCCTGCGCCAGCCCATGCTGGACCGGCTGGAGCGCATGGAACTGGATCGCGCGCCCTATCTGGAAGGGCTGCTGGCGCTGAAGGACCGGCGGGAACTGATCCTGCGTGGATTCCGCGAGGACATGGCAACGGCATGGCGGACGGCCGCCGCCGGCGAAGCCCCGGTGGCGCGCTTCGGCCAGGAACAGGCCGGTTCGGACCTCGGCCTGGTCGAAGAGGACGAACTGGATGTGCGCCTGGCGACGGAGCAGTTGGCCGACCTCATCTCGCGCGAATGGCAGTCCGAACTGCTGCGCCTGAATGGCTACCTGACCTGGCTGGACATGGGCGTGCGCCTGCAGCCGGACAGCGCGCCGTATTCACCGGCGCGCGTGGCGATGGCGGTATATCGGGGCTTTGCGGTCGCGTCGTTGCCCGGCAACGTGCGCGCACTGGCGGTGCAGTGCTGCGGACGGGAACTGGTCGAGCTGCTCGGGCCAATCTACGAATCCATGCACGCACAGTTGGTGCGCAGGCTCGGTGCCCAGGACAGCACGACGGGACGCACGCGTCGGGCGCAGGCGATTCCCAGCACCGGCGACGAAGCTCCCAACGAGCCCGACTGGATGACGCGTTTTTTCGTGTCGTGGGACGAAGGCGATGCCGACGCCGCGATCGCCCACGCGGAGTCCGCCCCCAGTCTGCCGCCGGCGCTGCACAACCTGCTGGAGGAATCCCGGCAGCAGCGTGCGCGCGGGCAGGGCGCGCCGCGCAGCCACGTGGCGCCCACCTCGCTGTCGCAGCGCGAACTGGTGGTGGCGCTGACGCTGCTGCAGATCGGCGTGCCCGAGGTGCACGCCACCATCCTGTCCGCCCCGGACCGGTTGCAGGCCGCGTTCAAGCAGCAGATCTTCCTGCACGCTGCGCAACTGGGCGTGGCGCCGGAAGCGGCGGCGATCACCGATGTCGACGAGAACGTGGTCGACCTGGTCGGCATGCTGTTCGAGGTGATCTTCCGCGAGAGTCATCTGACGTCGGAGCAGGTTCAGGTGCTCGGCCGCCTGATGGCGCCGATGACCAAGGTCGCGCTGCAGGACCGCAAGCTGTTCCTGCAGTCCACCCATCCCGCGCGTCGCCTGTTGAACGTGCTGGTGGAGGCCTGCGACGGCAATCCGGGCGAAACCGAGGCCCAGCGCCTGCTGCTGGAGAAGGTCAAGGACACCGTGCAGCGCGTGGTGACGGATTTCGACGAGAGCCAGTCGGTGTTCCGCACCGCGCGCGCCGATTTCAACGATTTCTACGCGCGCTACCGCGGCGAGGCGGTGAAGGTCGAGCAGGCGCTGGCGGCCGAGCAGCAGGCGAAGGACGCCGAAGCCGAAGCCGTGTCGCAGTTCGCCGCCCAGCTCGACGCGCGCCTGCAGGCCCAGGACCCGCCGCTGGCGATAAGGCGTGTGCTGGTGGAATCCTGGCCGGCGTACGCCGCGCGCATGCAGGCGCTGAACAAGCCACAGGCCGCCCCGATGATGCTGGAGGGCCTGCTGCAGGCCGTGTCCGACGCCCACGTGCGCAGCGACGTGCGCGCCTGGCATGCCGCGATGGACTGGCTGCAGCCCATGTGGATGGCATCGGGCCAGTCGCGCACCGCCATCGCCGCGTTGCGCGAGCAGCTGTTCTCGGCGCTGGTGGAACCGCAGGCGACGGTGGAGGAAGCGCCAGCGACCGCGCAGGAACCGCCGGCGGAGCCGCCACCGGTGCTGCCTGGCCTGCTGGAAGCGCACGAGTGGGTGCAGGGCATGGAGCATCTCGATCCGGTGATGACGGCCTACTTCCAGGATCTGCGCGAAGGCAGCTGGCTGGACTTCGTCGACAAGGACAACCGCGTGCAGGCCGGCCGCCTGAGCTGGGTCAGTCCGTTCTCGCGCCGCATGATGTTCGTCAGTCGCGCAGGCGCGCGCATCTGCGTGGCGTCGGTGCAGGAGCTGGTGGTGATGGCGCAGCTCGGGCGCGTGCGCATGCACCGCGACGAGGATGCGTTCTACAGCGCCATGCAGGGCGTGGTGGACCGGCTGGTGATGCCCGCGGCGGGCTGA
- a CDS encoding DUF1631 domain-containing protein — protein sequence MSNVLNIADRPGRDTRLLEQARDAAIPPLVDAFAVALGRFDDALFDRAERAGPSQMAFLDAMRELRRRRDDIIGRFRGQLQRSWKALEAGQPLSIERVFLESAEDTLSLVSEQELESRLAVRNFASVIQRECKPVLARLDRRLGWIAGDITLDADLNPIGPEHIGVAVHQAFAGCDLAPDVRLVVIKLCERDFVPAIARIYASLDQRLMQVGVMPELPARRAPTPAAAAAAAAEELDVNGDGEEPGAPAWAARFLNRMAGVSRGLQASQPAPAPSGFGDVPPGYASGPGAQGVLLEALHHLLQESRRGRDAGEAPEARAVDPRQRDLSQREMLSVLSLLQASPSATLRAAIGDTGESLSQRLKNEVLSSATQLGVDPSQARLAPVDEDAIDLVGMLFDVMLDERDLEGRPRELIGRLVVPFVKVALLDRRMFVQKTHPARRLLNVLAEACEGNNGESAAERTLLTKVEEVVDRLVAEFNENLAIFLTLEEEFRAFLEQHRRRIEIAERRAAEIQRGQERLEAARARMTSELDERLSGRRVPQAIEDFLRQPWAHHVTMTVLREGDDGTGLRESLALADGILEELTEAQRHVVGKPWLQAWRTDMLKVFASVGMNQDAAAGAVDALHDTLQAVAAARPDLEKALPELPQVVLPKPVVDDDTTPIQLVGGADTLDFDHSDADHFRGLPIGTWLDFIDKDNKVQAGKLSWVSPISSRLLFVNRRGVRFCVASPEELAAMVRLGRLRTHQSEDAFDSAMQGVIERLEPAPSAATPA from the coding sequence ATGTCGAACGTCCTCAACATCGCCGACCGCCCCGGGCGCGACACGCGTCTGCTGGAGCAGGCGCGCGACGCCGCGATCCCGCCGCTGGTCGATGCCTTCGCGGTGGCGCTGGGACGTTTCGACGATGCGCTGTTCGACCGCGCCGAGCGCGCCGGTCCGTCCCAGATGGCCTTCCTCGACGCGATGCGCGAACTGCGCCGCCGCCGCGACGACATCATCGGGCGATTCCGCGGCCAGCTGCAGCGCTCGTGGAAGGCGCTGGAAGCCGGCCAGCCGCTGTCGATCGAACGGGTCTTCCTGGAATCCGCCGAGGACACCCTCAGCCTGGTGTCCGAGCAGGAGCTGGAATCGCGCCTGGCCGTGCGCAACTTCGCCAGCGTCATCCAGCGCGAGTGCAAGCCGGTGCTGGCGCGGCTGGACCGCCGCCTGGGCTGGATCGCCGGCGACATCACGCTGGATGCCGACCTCAACCCGATCGGCCCCGAGCACATCGGCGTGGCCGTGCACCAGGCGTTCGCGGGCTGCGATCTGGCACCCGACGTGCGGTTGGTGGTGATCAAACTGTGCGAGCGCGACTTCGTGCCCGCCATCGCGCGTATCTACGCCTCGCTCGACCAGCGCCTGATGCAGGTCGGCGTGATGCCGGAGCTGCCGGCGCGCCGTGCACCGACCCCCGCGGCCGCCGCGGCGGCCGCTGCCGAGGAACTGGACGTCAACGGTGACGGTGAGGAGCCCGGCGCACCCGCGTGGGCGGCGCGTTTCCTCAATCGCATGGCCGGCGTCAGTCGCGGGCTGCAGGCCAGCCAGCCGGCCCCGGCCCCGAGCGGATTCGGCGACGTGCCGCCCGGTTACGCGTCCGGCCCGGGCGCGCAGGGCGTGCTGCTGGAGGCGCTGCACCATCTGCTGCAGGAATCGCGCCGTGGCCGCGACGCGGGCGAGGCACCGGAAGCGCGTGCCGTCGATCCGCGCCAGCGCGACCTCTCGCAGCGCGAGATGCTGTCGGTCCTGTCGCTGCTGCAGGCCTCGCCCAGCGCCACCTTGCGCGCCGCCATCGGCGATACCGGCGAGTCGCTGTCGCAGCGGCTGAAGAATGAAGTGCTCAGCAGCGCCACCCAGTTGGGCGTGGATCCGTCGCAGGCGCGGTTGGCGCCGGTCGACGAGGACGCCATCGATCTGGTCGGCATGCTGTTCGACGTGATGCTCGACGAGCGCGATCTGGAAGGCCGGCCGCGCGAGCTGATCGGCCGGCTGGTGGTGCCGTTCGTGAAGGTGGCGCTGCTGGACCGCCGCATGTTCGTGCAGAAGACCCATCCGGCGCGCCGCCTGCTCAACGTGCTGGCCGAAGCCTGCGAAGGCAACAACGGTGAGAGCGCCGCCGAGCGCACCCTGCTGACCAAGGTCGAGGAAGTGGTCGACCGCCTGGTCGCCGAGTTCAACGAGAACCTGGCGATCTTCCTGACCCTGGAAGAAGAGTTCCGCGCCTTCTTGGAGCAGCACCGCCGCCGCATCGAGATCGCCGAGCGCCGCGCCGCCGAGATCCAGCGCGGACAGGAGCGGCTTGAAGCCGCGCGCGCGCGCATGACTTCCGAACTGGACGAACGCCTGAGCGGCCGCCGTGTGCCGCAGGCCATCGAGGATTTCCTGCGCCAGCCGTGGGCGCACCACGTCACCATGACGGTGCTGCGCGAGGGCGACGACGGCACGGGACTGCGCGAATCGCTCGCGCTCGCCGATGGCATTCTCGAGGAACTGACCGAAGCCCAGCGCCATGTGGTCGGCAAGCCGTGGTTGCAGGCGTGGCGGACGGACATGCTGAAGGTCTTCGCCAGCGTCGGCATGAACCAGGACGCCGCCGCAGGCGCCGTCGACGCGCTGCACGACACCCTGCAGGCCGTCGCGGCCGCGCGTCCGGATCTGGAGAAGGCGCTGCCGGAACTGCCGCAGGTGGTGCTGCCCAAGCCCGTCGTCGACGACGACACCACGCCGATCCAGCTGGTGGGCGGCGCCGATACGCTCGACTTCGACCACAGCGACGCCGACCACTTCCGCGGCCTGCCGATCGGCACCTGGCTGGACTTCATCGACAAGGACAACAAGGTGCAGGCGGGCAAGCTGTCGTGGGTCAGCCCGATCTCCTCGCGCCTGCTGTTCGTCAACCGTCGCGGCGTGCGCTTCTGCGTGGCTTCGCCCGAGGAACTGGCGGCGATGGTGCGGCTCGGCCGCCTGCGCACGCACCAGAGCGAAGACGCCTTCGACAGCGCCATGCAGGGCGTGATCGAGCGCCTGGAACCGGCTCCCTCGGCGGCCACGCCCGCCTGA